Part of the Candidatus Bealeia paramacronuclearis genome is shown below.
AATCGTTATGCGGATTTTGGTCCGACGCTAGCCAGCGAGAAACTGTTGGAGAATGAGGGGCTTAAGATCAACAAAGAAACTCTGCGACAATGGATGATAGCCGATGCATTATGGAGCGGGAAAATTCGGAAAAGCTCGCCTCTGCATCAATCCCGTCAGCGCCGCTCGTGCTTTGGTGAGCTTGTACAGATTGATGGGTCGCACCATGATTGGTTTGAGGGACGGCGTGCAAAGTGTTGTTTGCTCGTCTTTGTAGACGATGCCACCAGCCGCATCGTATCTATGCGATTTGAAGAATCGGAGACCACTGCCGGCTATTTCCGAGCCATGGAATCACACCTCGAGCAGCATGGTCTGCCTCTGGCCTATTATAGTGACCGGCACAGCATTTTTAAAACAACGCGCACAACTGACGGATATTACCAAGCTACTGAGCTGCATCGCGCCATGAAAGATTTAGGAATTGAGTTGATTTGCGCTTACTCACCCCAAGCCAAGGGCCGTGTCGAGCGGGCGAATCAAACGCTGCAAGATCGCTTAATCAAAGAGATGCGTTTGAGAGGTATCTGCGATATTGCGACTGCCAATGCCTATTTGCCGGCGTTTATCGAGAAGTATAACCAAAAGTTCGCCGTTGATGCGGCAAACCCGAAAGATCTGCACCGTGACGTACCTATCGACGCGCAAAGGTTGCGACGAATTTTATCTCATCACGTCACGCGCAAGCTTTCAAAAAACCTTGAATTCTCTTTGGAAGGGCAGGCCTATCAAGTTCAAGTGCCTGGAAAAGGCTATCGCTACCAGAATAAAAAAGTCACAATTTATCAACATTATACGGGGGCAATAGAGGTGATGCTTGGAGAAGAAGTCTTAAGCGTGATGGCGCTGGATAGGGTGACAAGGGGGCCCATTCTAGCTGATCGTAAGGACTTAGATCATGTTTTTGACCAGGAAATCTTCCCCAAAATAAACCCAGACTTCTTATTACCCACAGGGTCCACAGCCCCAAGTCTCTCTTGCGCTTGAGAGCGCGAGAGAGGGCTATGGACTTGTGGATAATAATTCAACTCAAAGCGGACATTTCTAAATTGCCTTGACAGAAAATTCAATTATTTTTTCTCTGAATTACAATATTTTGTAACAAAAAAGTGATCCATTTTTTTTTGACTTTTAAGAGCTTTTTTGGTAGACTGCTCATTAAGGTTAGATAGTCTAACTTTTCATTTGGATCTACTAGGGAGGGTTATTTATCATGTCTCTTCACTCAAGAGCCCAAGCTTTAAAAAATCGTTATTTTTATCTGAATTCGCTCATCCAAGATGAATTATCGCGGCCGTTGCCGAATTCGCTTCATCTTTTTGAGCTCAAGGTGAAACGTCTTCGTCTTGAAGAAAAACTGTCGAATTTAAACTGATTTCTCCCGGCCTCCGCCACTCGCAAACTTGCCCACCTCAGCTTGGTGGGCTTTTTTTGTGGGGGGGGCTTTTTAATGCCGTCAAAAACAGATATAGTCCTTCCCCTATAAATAGATAGATTTTTAGGAAAAGTTTAGGTATAAGGAGGGTATGGCAAAAGCATATTCGGAAGACCTGTGGAAAAAGGTCATCTCCTCCATTACGAGCGGCGACCGTAAGCGAGAGGCTGCAAAGGTTTTTAACGTTGGAGAAACCACGATCTATCGATGGATATGTCTTCATAAACAAGGGGATATTAAACCGAAAAAACGCACTTCTTATTACTCCGGCAATAAAACAGGAGACATGAGGAGAT
Proteins encoded:
- a CDS encoding ISNCY family transposase; its protein translation is METLYSEAEMEKLKILDDIKRGLLRQGEGAAELGLSARQVRRLQARISVEGPSGIKRRAISGSNRAHSEGFKARVLEAVRNRYADFGPTLASEKLLENEGLKINKETLRQWMIADALWSGKIRKSSPLHQSRQRRSCFGELVQIDGSHHDWFEGRRAKCCLLVFVDDATSRIVSMRFEESETTAGYFRAMESHLEQHGLPLAYYSDRHSIFKTTRTTDGYYQATELHRAMKDLGIELICAYSPQAKGRVERANQTLQDRLIKEMRLRGICDIATANAYLPAFIEKYNQKFAVDAANPKDLHRDVPIDAQRLRRILSHHVTRKLSKNLEFSLEGQAYQVQVPGKGYRYQNKKVTIYQHYTGAIEVMLGEEVLSVMALDRVTRGPILADRKDLDHVFDQEIFPKINPDFLLPTGSTAPSLSCA
- a CDS encoding IS630 transposase-related protein yields the protein MAKAYSEDLWKKVISSITSGDRKREAAKVFNVGETTIYRWICLHKQGDIKPKKRTSYYSGNKTGDMRRLM